Proteins found in one Candidatus Rokuibacteriota bacterium genomic segment:
- a CDS encoding glycosyltransferase, with translation MRGGERCLEVFCELFPDADLFTLLHVPGSVSPIIERRRVVTSFVQRLPGARQRYRAYLPLFPAAIRSLDLRGYDLILSGSHAVAKGVRVPAGALHVCYCYTPMRYVWDLYDDYFGRRAGPVTRALMPALAAWLRRWDRRTAAGVHHFVAISRFIAGRIRRAYGRDADVIYPPVDVARFHPDEPPGDFYLVVSALTPYKRVDLAVEAAGRLGRRLVVVGTGPEEARLRRLAGPTVELLGWRDDAEVAGLLARCRALLFPTLEDFGITPLEAMASGRPVIALGAGGVLETVVPPGGPEPPTGLFFERQTVDDLAGAIERFEWEDHQFEPKALRRRAEAFDRPLFKERVETYLRARMSERLPC, from the coding sequence ATGCGGGGCGGGGAGCGCTGCCTCGAGGTGTTCTGCGAGCTCTTCCCCGACGCCGACCTGTTCACGCTGCTGCACGTCCCGGGCTCGGTGTCGCCCATCATCGAGCGCCGCCGCGTGGTCACCTCCTTCGTCCAGCGGCTGCCCGGGGCGCGCCAGCGCTACCGCGCGTACCTCCCCCTCTTCCCCGCGGCCATCCGGAGCCTCGACCTTCGCGGCTACGATCTGATCCTCTCTGGAAGCCACGCCGTCGCCAAGGGCGTGCGCGTCCCGGCGGGGGCGCTCCACGTCTGCTACTGCTACACGCCCATGCGCTACGTCTGGGATCTCTACGACGACTATTTCGGCCGGCGGGCGGGGCCCGTCACCCGCGCGCTGATGCCGGCGCTCGCAGCCTGGCTCCGCCGGTGGGACCGGCGCACGGCTGCCGGCGTCCATCATTTCGTGGCCATCTCCCGTTTCATCGCCGGCCGCATCCGCCGCGCCTATGGCCGCGACGCCGACGTGATCTATCCGCCGGTGGACGTGGCGCGCTTTCACCCGGACGAGCCCCCGGGCGACTTCTACCTGGTCGTCTCCGCGCTGACGCCCTACAAGCGCGTGGACCTGGCCGTGGAGGCAGCGGGGCGGCTCGGGCGCCGTCTCGTGGTGGTGGGGACGGGCCCCGAGGAGGCGCGGCTCCGCCGGCTCGCGGGGCCCACGGTGGAGCTCCTGGGCTGGCGGGACGACGCGGAGGTGGCGGGTCTGCTCGCGCGCTGCCGGGCCCTCCTCTTCCCGACCCTCGAGGACTTCGGCATCACGCCGCTCGAGGCCATGGCCTCGGGGAGGCCGGTCATCGCGCTGGGCGCGGGGGGGGTGCTGGAGACCGTCGTCCCGCCCGGAGGCCCCGAGCCTCCCACGGGCCTCTTCTTCGAGCGCCAGACGGTGGACGACCTGGCCGGCGCCATCGAGCGCTTCGAGTGGGAGGATCACCAGTTCGAGCCCAAGGCCCTCCGCCGCCGCGCCGAGGCCTTCGACCGGCCGCTCTTCAAGGAGCGTGTCGAGACCTACCTCCGGGCGCGGATGTCGGAGCGCCTCCCGTGCTGA
- a CDS encoding GDP-mannose 4,6-dehydratase — protein sequence MRVLITGITGFVGSHMTEFALARGAQVFGSARWRSKTENIDHLRSKITLIESDLRDLSSVRGLLETAQPDYVVHLAAQSFVGASWQAPAETLSINILSQVNLLEAIRGLKICPRLLVVGSSEEYGLCYPEELPIKESNPLRPLSPYAVSKVTQDTMGYQYFKSYGLPIIRSRAFNHEGPRRGDVFVTSNFAKQVAEIEAGLREAVIHVGDLKPRRDYSDVRDIVRGYWLLLEHGEPGEVYNLCSGRTWAIQQVLDFLLDQSTVKGIQVETDPARLRPSDVMVLEGDPSRMHKATGWKVEIPFEQTLSDLLDYWRRRTPPSPR from the coding sequence ATGCGAGTACTGATCACCGGAATCACGGGGTTCGTCGGCAGCCACATGACCGAGTTCGCCCTGGCCCGCGGCGCCCAGGTGTTCGGGTCGGCCCGCTGGCGGAGCAAGACGGAGAACATCGACCACCTGCGATCGAAGATCACCCTGATCGAGTCGGACCTGCGTGATCTCTCCTCCGTGCGCGGGCTCCTGGAGACCGCCCAGCCCGACTACGTGGTCCACCTCGCCGCCCAGAGCTTCGTGGGGGCCTCCTGGCAGGCGCCGGCGGAGACGCTGAGCATCAACATCCTCTCGCAGGTGAACCTGCTCGAGGCCATCCGGGGGCTCAAGATCTGCCCCCGCCTCCTCGTCGTCGGCAGCAGCGAGGAGTACGGCCTCTGCTACCCGGAGGAGCTCCCCATCAAGGAGAGCAATCCGCTGCGGCCGCTGTCGCCGTACGCCGTGAGCAAGGTGACCCAGGATACGATGGGGTACCAGTACTTCAAGAGCTACGGCTTGCCCATCATCAGGAGCCGCGCCTTCAACCACGAGGGGCCGCGTCGAGGCGATGTCTTCGTGACCTCCAACTTCGCCAAACAGGTGGCCGAGATCGAGGCGGGGCTGCGAGAGGCCGTCATCCACGTGGGCGACCTCAAGCCGCGCCGCGACTACTCCGACGTGCGCGACATCGTGCGCGGCTACTGGCTGCTCCTGGAGCACGGCGAGCCCGGCGAGGTCTACAACCTCTGCTCGGGGCGCACCTGGGCCATCCAGCAGGTGCTCGACTTCCTCCTCGATCAGTCCACGGTGAAGGGGATCCAGGTCGAGACCGATCCCGCGCGGCTCCGCCCCTCCGACGTCATGGTGCTCGAGGGCGATCCCTCCAGGATGCACAAGGCCACGGGCTGGAAGGTGGAGATCCCCTTCGAGCAGACGCTCAGCGACCTCCTCGACTACTGGCGCCGGCGGACCCCTCCTTCGCCGCGCTGA
- a CDS encoding glycosyltransferase gives MSAPIRVLELLVSSELGGGPAHVRDVIARLPRTEFAVSVGTPGGGPYVETFRQLGAHVVEVASDRLSPGALSAVVRLVRRHGIRLVHSHGKGAGLYGRLGARAVGIPAIHTFHGLHYSGYPPGLRWGYLALERGLARLTHTLVHVSESQAREARALGLSPVNRSRVIVNGIDLARVRALAGERPLTREALGLPPRALVIGTIARFDPVKALGVLLEGLSALAARFPSVALLLVGQGGGERELRARAAALGVHGRVVFAGAIPDAARCLPAMDVYASASLGEGLPLTLLEAMACEVPVVATRVPGHVDVVEEGVTGLLVPARDPRALAAAVGALLGDDARRGVMGAEGRARVARHFSADRMAAEVATLYREVLRAFPASDCVASRL, from the coding sequence GTGTCAGCCCCGATACGGGTGCTCGAGCTGCTCGTCTCGTCGGAGCTCGGCGGTGGGCCTGCCCATGTCCGCGACGTGATCGCGCGGCTGCCGCGGACGGAGTTCGCCGTCAGCGTCGGGACGCCGGGCGGGGGCCCGTACGTGGAGACGTTTCGACAGCTCGGAGCCCACGTGGTGGAGGTGGCCTCCGACCGGCTCTCGCCGGGCGCCCTGAGCGCGGTCGTCCGCCTCGTCCGCCGGCACGGGATCCGGCTGGTGCATTCCCACGGCAAGGGCGCCGGGCTGTACGGCAGGCTCGGCGCCCGCGCGGTAGGCATCCCGGCCATCCACACCTTTCACGGTCTGCACTACTCGGGGTACCCGCCGGGCCTGCGCTGGGGGTACCTCGCACTCGAGCGTGGGCTGGCGCGCCTCACACACACCCTCGTCCATGTCTCCGAGAGTCAGGCGCGCGAGGCGAGAGCGCTCGGGCTCTCACCCGTGAACCGCTCCCGGGTGATCGTCAACGGGATCGACCTGGCGCGGGTGAGGGCCCTCGCCGGAGAGCGGCCGCTGACCCGCGAGGCGCTCGGGCTCCCGCCCCGGGCGCTCGTGATCGGCACCATCGCCCGCTTCGACCCGGTGAAGGCGCTCGGCGTCCTGCTGGAGGGACTCTCCGCGCTGGCCGCGCGCTTCCCGTCGGTGGCGCTCCTGCTCGTGGGGCAGGGGGGCGGGGAGCGGGAGCTGCGGGCGCGCGCCGCCGCGCTCGGGGTCCACGGGCGGGTGGTCTTTGCCGGAGCCATTCCCGACGCGGCGCGGTGCCTGCCCGCCATGGATGTCTACGCCTCCGCCTCGCTCGGAGAGGGGCTGCCGCTGACGCTCCTCGAGGCCATGGCCTGCGAGGTTCCCGTGGTCGCCACCCGGGTGCCGGGGCATGTCGATGTGGTCGAGGAGGGCGTGACCGGCTTGCTGGTGCCGGCGCGGGATCCGCGGGCGCTGGCCGCGGCGGTGGGGGCGCTCCTGGGGGACGACGCGCGGAGAGGCGTCATGGGGGCCGAGGGGCGGGCGCGCGTGGCCAGGCACTTCTCGGCCGATCGCATGGCGGCCGAGGTCGCCACGCTCTACCGCGAGGTCCTGCGGGCTTTTCCAGCGTCCGACTGCGTCGCGTCTAGGTTATAA
- a CDS encoding glycosyltransferase: protein MSAPAVSVLMAVRDGAPWVREAVESVLTQTAGDLELIVIDDGSTDGTPGLLEAVPDPRLRLERGKPRGLTPALNRALGLARAPLVARLDADDLALPERLARQRVFLDAHPEVGLLGTAAREVDGAGREVRVVRPPEDDAALRRALIRENPFVHSSVMLRRWLCERAGGYDETLPVAQDYDLWMRLSRATRMANLRDVLVVRRLLPGRVSIEREGDRLRTEARVRWQAIRRGDYPWRCAVHALRPAAALALPAALRRGLRAALGR, encoded by the coding sequence GTGAGCGCGCCCGCGGTATCGGTGCTGATGGCCGTCCGGGACGGCGCCCCCTGGGTGCGGGAGGCGGTCGAGAGCGTGCTCACCCAGACCGCCGGAGACCTGGAGCTCATCGTGATCGACGATGGCTCCACCGACGGGACCCCCGGGCTCCTCGAGGCGGTGCCCGATCCGAGGCTCAGGCTGGAGCGCGGGAAGCCCCGGGGGCTCACGCCCGCGCTGAACCGGGCGCTGGGGCTGGCCCGGGCCCCTCTCGTGGCCCGGCTCGATGCCGATGACCTCGCGCTGCCCGAACGGCTGGCTCGCCAGCGCGTCTTCCTCGACGCCCACCCGGAGGTGGGGCTCCTGGGGACGGCGGCGCGTGAGGTGGACGGCGCCGGACGCGAGGTGCGCGTGGTCCGCCCCCCGGAGGACGATGCCGCCCTCCGGCGCGCGCTGATCCGCGAGAACCCCTTCGTCCACTCCTCGGTGATGCTGCGGCGCTGGCTCTGCGAGCGGGCAGGCGGCTACGACGAGACGCTCCCGGTGGCCCAGGACTACGACCTGTGGATGCGCCTGAGCCGCGCCACCCGCATGGCCAACCTGCGCGATGTGCTCGTGGTCCGGCGGCTCTTGCCCGGCCGGGTCTCGATCGAGCGGGAGGGAGACCGCCTGCGCACGGAGGCCCGGGTGCGCTGGCAGGCGATCCGCCGCGGCGACTATCCCTGGCGCTGCGCGGTGCACGCCCTGCGCCCGGCCGCGGCGCTCGCGCTGCCCGCGGCGCTGCGGCGCGGGCTGCGGGCGGCGCTGGGGCGCTGA
- a CDS encoding class I SAM-dependent methyltransferase, which translates to MIRIEIGRRNYLLYLLLPHPLKLALLSPASRERLDRINRAFNEEIYSGERAAAYDSIHGYAEAEQHEYPAQPLVASHWAPEGYGRALELGAGSGYFTALIARRAERVLAVEPVPDLARLLRERCRAEGLANVEVVTATAETWAAGVAAGAFDSALVIQSLHHFHRRPEVFATLARALRPAGRLYLLEPHHNLLRAARLFRKYLATYHAREFWTDERNWATHDFVTRGELGRLCRGAGFTGVRVSGYWIPCSRRVAPDAERRFRLERRFGRLPGVRHWARVLALEARRAPA; encoded by the coding sequence GTGATCCGCATCGAGATCGGGCGGCGGAACTATCTCCTGTACCTGCTGCTGCCCCATCCGCTCAAGCTCGCGCTCCTGTCGCCCGCCTCGCGCGAGCGGCTCGACCGGATCAACCGCGCGTTCAACGAGGAGATCTACTCCGGGGAGAGGGCCGCCGCCTACGACAGCATCCACGGCTACGCCGAGGCGGAACAGCACGAGTACCCGGCGCAGCCCCTCGTCGCTTCCCACTGGGCTCCCGAGGGCTATGGCCGCGCACTGGAGCTCGGGGCCGGCAGCGGCTACTTCACGGCGCTCATCGCCCGCCGGGCCGAGCGCGTCCTCGCCGTGGAGCCCGTCCCCGACCTCGCGCGCCTGCTGCGCGAGCGCTGCCGGGCGGAGGGGCTGGCCAACGTGGAGGTGGTGACCGCCACCGCGGAGACCTGGGCCGCCGGGGTCGCCGCCGGCGCCTTCGACTCGGCGCTGGTCATCCAGAGCCTCCACCACTTCCACCGGCGCCCCGAGGTCTTCGCGACGCTGGCCCGGGCGCTCAGGCCCGCGGGGCGGCTCTACCTGCTCGAGCCCCACCACAATCTGCTCCGGGCCGCCCGCCTCTTCCGCAAGTACCTGGCCACCTATCACGCGCGCGAGTTCTGGACCGACGAGCGCAACTGGGCGACCCACGACTTCGTCACCCGCGGCGAGCTGGGCCGGCTGTGCCGCGGAGCGGGCTTCACCGGGGTGCGCGTCTCGGGCTACTGGATCCCGTGCTCCCGGCGGGTCGCCCCGGATGCCGAGCGCCGCTTCCGCCTCGAGCGGCGCTTCGGACGGCTGCCCGGTGTGAGGCACTGGGCCCGGGTGCTGGCCCTGGAGGCCCGGCGGGCCCCGGCGTGA